A single window of Oncorhynchus keta strain PuntledgeMale-10-30-2019 chromosome 34, Oket_V2, whole genome shotgun sequence DNA harbors:
- the LOC118366523 gene encoding transmembrane protein 74, which yields MASVELLYIDKEGKGRQPDPPRVLDWASNPVHVRKASSSAGGALSISAPGCKGLCNSAPRTVPLNGRPHFKHGHPAVEKVRVCCEEESETSFTFVDENVNLRLPSPGKSGESIHKSWCRPNDSASDIRPEGLHELSLMSDDDLASESSGASVDYGFISAVTFLVTGISLVIISYAVPREVNVDPESVSAREMERLEIESARVGAHLDRCVIAGLCLLTLGGVVLSTLLMISMWQGEMYRRKAFAYSKHSAKLYGSIILKTRSSPSRSSAHLSMKEDIDETLN from the coding sequence ATGGCTTCTGTAGAGCTGCTTTATATAGATAAGGAAGGAAAAGGCAGACAACCCGATCCTCCCCGCGTCCTTGACTGGGCTTCCAATCCGGTTCATGTTCGTAAAGCGAGCAGTTCAGCCGGAGGGGCGCTCTCTATCTCAGCTCCGGGCTGCAAAGGACTGTGTAATTCAGCACCAAGGACGGTTCCCCTTAACGGACGTCCGCATTTTAAACACGGTCACCCTGCGGTGGAGAAGGTCAGAGTGTGCTGCGAAGAGGAATCAGAGACATCTTTCACCTTTGTCGACGAGAATGTGAATTTGCGCCTGCCAAGCCCTGGGAAAAGTGGGGAAAGTATCCACAAATCCTGGTGTAGGCCTAATGACTCTGCGAGCGACATTCGGCCCGAAGGGTTGCATGAGCTCTCCCTAATGTCAGATGATGATCTCGCATCAGAAAGTTCGGGGGCATCTGTAGATTACGGTTTTATAAGCGCAGTCACTTTCCTAGTCACTGGGATCTCGTTAGTGATTATATCCTATGCAGTCCCTCGCGAGGTCAACGTGGACCCGGAGAGCGTGTCCgcgagggagatggagaggctgGAAATCGAAAGTGCCAGGGTAGGGGCACACCTGGATAGGTGCGTGATAGCAGGGCTTTGTCTACTGACTCTGGGCGGGGTAGTGCTGTCCACTCTGCTAATGATATCTATGTGGCAGGGAGAGATGTACAGGAGAAAGGCCTTTGCATATTCCAAGCACTCAGCGAAACTATATGGCTCCATCATTTTAAAAACGAGGTCTAGCCCTAGTCGATCGTCCGCACACCTGTCTATGAAGGAAGATATAGACGAGACCTTGAATTAA